From the genome of Prevotella herbatica, one region includes:
- a CDS encoding desulfoferrodoxin, which yields MTEQKQIYRCNICGNIVEVVEPAGGTLTCCGQPMELLKENSKDAALEKHVPVIEKIEGGYKVTVGAVAHPMLEEHYIMWIELLADGKVMRQYLKPGDKPEAVFMTDAKKVIAREYCNLHGLWKAE from the coding sequence ATGACAGAACAAAAGCAAATTTATCGTTGTAATATCTGTGGAAATATCGTTGAAGTGGTAGAACCTGCAGGTGGAACTTTGACTTGTTGCGGACAGCCAATGGAGCTGTTGAAGGAAAATTCAAAAGATGCAGCATTGGAGAAACATGTTCCAGTTATCGAGAAAATTGAGGGTGGTTACAAAGTTACTGTTGGTGCAGTTGCTCATCCTATGCTTGAGGAACATTATATAATGTGGATAGAACTTCTTGCAGACGGCAAGGTTATGCGTCAGTATCTGAAACCTGGTGATAAGCCTGAAGCTGTTTTCATGACAGATGCAAAGAAAGTAATAGCTCGTGAGTATTGCAATTTACATGGCTTATGGAAAGCTGAGTAG
- a CDS encoding SGNH/GDSL hydrolase family protein — protein MVTIPAITATKVQHPWQGKRVAYFGDSITDPKNKGAKKHYWAYLQEMLGITPYVYAVSGRQWNDIPRQAEQLKREHGNDFDAIIIFIGTNDYNAGVPIGKWFTEDSTKVLAAIHKPKAMVTRMKRTMVMNDSTYCGRINIALSTLKKMFPTKQIVMLTPIHRAIANFNDKNIQPTEEYQNECGEYLDRYVNSVKEAGNIWAIPVIDLNSTCGLYPILDEFSQYFHDKNTDRLHPNDAGHIRIAKTLYYQLLSLPCSFDN, from the coding sequence ATGGTTACTATACCAGCTATCACAGCAACAAAAGTTCAACATCCATGGCAAGGTAAACGAGTTGCATATTTTGGAGACTCTATCACAGACCCTAAAAACAAAGGTGCTAAAAAGCATTATTGGGCTTATTTACAAGAAATGCTAGGTATAACACCGTATGTGTATGCTGTAAGTGGAAGACAATGGAATGACATTCCAAGACAAGCAGAGCAATTGAAAAGAGAACATGGTAATGACTTTGACGCAATTATAATTTTCATTGGTACTAATGACTATAATGCAGGTGTTCCTATTGGAAAATGGTTTACAGAAGATAGCACAAAAGTGTTGGCTGCTATACATAAACCTAAAGCTATGGTCACACGAATGAAACGAACTATGGTAATGAATGATAGTACTTATTGTGGACGTATAAATATTGCACTAAGCACACTTAAAAAGATGTTCCCTACTAAACAGATAGTCATGCTTACACCAATTCATAGAGCTATCGCTAATTTTAACGACAAAAATATACAACCAACCGAAGAATACCAAAATGAGTGTGGTGAATATCTTGATCGCTATGTAAACTCTGTAAAAGAAGCTGGAAACATATGGGCCATACCTGTTATAGATCTAAATTCTACCTGCGGACTTTATCCTATACTTGATGAGTTTTCACAATATTTCCATGATAAGAATACAGATAGATTACATCCAAATGATGCAGGACATATAAGAATAGCAAAAACTTTATACTATCAGCTACTGAGTCTTCCATGTAGTTTTGATAATTAA
- the glyA gene encoding serine hydroxymethyltransferase, whose protein sequence is MERDLEIFNLIEKEHQRQLKGMELIASENFVSDEVMAAMGSYLTNKYAEGLPGKRYYGGCQIVDQVEDLARERVKKIFGAEFANVQPHSGAQANAAVLLAVLKPGDTFMGLNLDHGGHLSHGSHVNTSGILYNPIGYNLNKETGRVDYDEMEKLAIENKPKLIIGGGSAYSREWDYARMRKIADEVGALLMIDMAHPAGLIAAGILENPVKYAHIVTSTTHKTLRGPRGGIILMGKDFDNPWGLTNKKGELKKMSMLLNSAVFPGTQGGPLEHVIAAKAVAFAENLQPSWKDYAIQVKKNAAALADDLMQRGFGIVSGGTDNHSMLVDLRSKYPDLTGKVAENALVAADITANKNMVPFDSRSAFLTSGIRLGSAAMTTRGAKEDMMHLIAELIEEVLNDPENDKVIARVREKVNATMKDYPLFAY, encoded by the coding sequence ATGGAAAGAGATCTGGAGATTTTCAACCTTATTGAGAAAGAACATCAGCGTCAGCTGAAAGGTATGGAACTTATAGCATCTGAAAACTTTGTCAGTGACGAAGTTATGGCAGCTATGGGATCATATCTGACTAACAAGTACGCAGAAGGACTACCTGGCAAACGCTATTATGGTGGTTGCCAAATCGTCGACCAGGTTGAAGATCTGGCACGTGAGCGCGTAAAGAAAATATTTGGAGCTGAATTTGCTAATGTTCAGCCACATTCTGGAGCACAAGCCAACGCTGCCGTTCTGTTGGCTGTTTTGAAACCTGGTGACACATTTATGGGTTTGAATCTTGATCACGGCGGTCACTTATCACATGGTAGTCATGTTAATACTTCAGGTATTCTTTATAATCCTATCGGTTATAATCTAAACAAGGAAACAGGTCGTGTTGATTATGATGAAATGGAAAAGCTGGCTATTGAAAACAAGCCAAAATTGATTATCGGTGGTGGTTCTGCATATAGTCGCGAATGGGATTACGCCCGCATGCGCAAAATAGCTGATGAAGTTGGCGCATTATTAATGATTGACATGGCACATCCTGCAGGTCTTATTGCTGCTGGAATACTTGAAAACCCGGTCAAATATGCTCATATCGTAACAAGCACTACTCACAAAACTCTTCGTGGTCCTCGTGGTGGTATCATCTTAATGGGTAAAGATTTTGATAATCCTTGGGGACTAACAAATAAGAAAGGTGAATTGAAGAAGATGAGTATGCTTCTTAATTCAGCCGTATTCCCAGGAACACAAGGTGGCCCTCTTGAGCATGTTATAGCAGCCAAAGCTGTTGCCTTCGCTGAGAACCTTCAGCCTTCATGGAAAGATTATGCCATACAAGTTAAGAAAAATGCAGCAGCCCTTGCTGATGACTTGATGCAACGTGGTTTCGGCATTGTAAGTGGTGGTACAGACAACCACTCTATGCTTGTTGACTTGCGTTCAAAATATCCAGATCTTACTGGTAAGGTTGCAGAAAATGCACTTGTTGCAGCAGATATCACCGCAAACAAGAACATGGTGCCATTTGATTCAAGATCAGCTTTCCTAACATCTGGTATTCGACTTGGTTCAGCAGCCATGACGACACGTGGTGCAAAAGAAGATATGATGCATCTTATTGCAGAACTGATCGAAGAGGTTCTTAACGACCCTGAAAACGATAAAGTTATTGCTAGAGTTAGAGAAAAGGTTAATGCAACAATGAAGGATTATCCTTTGTTCGCTTATTAA
- the pyrI gene encoding aspartate carbamoyltransferase regulatory subunit translates to MGKKEMLVSAIENGTVIDHIPAEKTYQVVDLLGLRESDTPVTIGYNLPSKKIGRKGIIKITNKFFSNEEISRLSVVAPKIVLNVIKDYEVVEKKTVETPDELHGIVKCNNPKCITNNEPMQTYFNVVDKEHGVLKCHYCDKEQDIANVKLC, encoded by the coding sequence ATGGGAAAAAAAGAAATGCTGGTTTCGGCAATTGAAAATGGAACAGTGATAGATCATATTCCCGCCGAAAAAACTTATCAGGTTGTTGACCTTCTTGGTTTAAGAGAATCAGATACACCTGTCACTATTGGTTATAATCTACCGTCTAAAAAAATTGGACGAAAAGGTATAATTAAGATTACTAATAAATTTTTCAGTAATGAGGAAATAAGTAGACTTAGTGTCGTAGCTCCTAAAATCGTATTGAATGTTATCAAAGATTATGAAGTAGTTGAGAAGAAAACCGTTGAAACTCCTGACGAACTTCATGGTATTGTAAAATGTAATAATCCAAAATGCATCACCAATAACGAACCAATGCAGACATATTTCAACGTGGTTGATAAAGAGCATGGAGTATTGAAATGCCATTATTGCGATAAGGAGCAAGATATTGCTAATGTAAAACTTTGCTAG
- the pyrB gene encoding aspartate carbamoyltransferase: MEKHNFVTIADLNKDEIMYLIQMAQEFEKHPNRDLLKGKVVATLFYEPSTRTRLSFETAANRLGARVIGFSDAKASSVSKGETLKDTILMVSNYADVIAMRHYIEGAAQYASEIAPVPIINAGDGAHMHPSQCLLDLYSIYKTQGTLENLNIYLVGDLKYGRTVHSLIMAMRHFNPTFHFIAPTELAMPQEYKLYCNQYGIKFQEHTEFNDKVIANADILYMTRVQKERFSDLMEYEHVKDVYILQNDMLGMAKENMKILHPLPRVNEIAYDVDDNPHAYYIQQAQNGLYAREAIFSYCLGITLDDIKNDKTIIKSKY; encoded by the coding sequence ATGGAAAAGCATAATTTTGTAACGATTGCCGATTTGAATAAAGATGAAATAATGTATCTTATTCAAATGGCGCAAGAGTTCGAAAAACATCCTAACCGGGATTTGCTGAAGGGAAAGGTAGTTGCCACTCTTTTCTACGAACCTTCAACTCGAACAAGACTTAGTTTTGAAACCGCTGCCAATAGGCTTGGAGCACGAGTGATTGGCTTTAGTGACGCAAAAGCCTCGAGTGTCTCCAAAGGCGAGACGTTAAAAGACACCATTCTTATGGTAAGTAATTACGCAGACGTCATAGCGATGCGGCATTACATTGAGGGCGCGGCACAATATGCATCAGAAATAGCCCCAGTACCCATTATCAACGCAGGAGACGGTGCTCACATGCATCCATCACAATGTCTACTTGACCTCTACTCAATCTACAAAACACAAGGAACACTAGAAAATCTAAATATTTATCTTGTAGGCGACTTAAAATACGGTCGTACTGTTCATTCTTTAATCATGGCTATGCGCCATTTCAATCCCACTTTTCATTTTATTGCACCAACAGAACTTGCTATGCCACAGGAATACAAATTGTATTGCAACCAATATGGCATAAAATTTCAGGAGCATACGGAATTCAATGATAAAGTCATTGCAAACGCTGACATATTATATATGACACGCGTACAAAAAGAAAGATTTTCTGATCTTATGGAATATGAACACGTTAAAGACGTTTATATTCTACAAAATGATATGCTTGGAATGGCAAAGGAAAATATGAAAATTCTACATCCACTCCCACGTGTAAATGAAATTGCATACGATGTCGATGACAATCCACATGCATATTATATTCAGCAAGCCCAAAACGGACTGTATGCACGTGAAGCTATTTTCAGCTATTGTCTGGGAATTACTCTTGATGATATTAAAAACGACAAAACCATTATCAAATCCAAGTATTAA
- a CDS encoding transglycosylase domain-containing protein, which translates to MRKSFIHFLWAVLIFLIMGTAVGFTAIWNGWIGYMPPVEDLQNPINRFATQVYSSDGKVMGTYNFNKENRIVIPYSKISKHLVDALVATEDSRFYDHSGIDFIALGRAIIKRGMFGQASAGGGSTITQQLAKQLYSEQAHSSLERVFQKPIEWVIAVKLERNYTKEEIIALYLNYFDFLHNAVGIKTAANTYFNKEAKNLDVVESAMLIGLCKNPSLFNPVRYPERAKERRNVVLGQMEKAGYLTHSEYEQYCDTPLTLNFHRTDHKDGEATYFREFLRQYMMATKPELSNYPSWKKAQYTIDSITWVSDPLYGWCNKNFKKDGKPYNIYTDGLKVYTTVDSRMQRYAEEAVYGHVAKFLQPAFNKENKTKRNAPFTEDLTYDQLRSILTRSIRQSERYRSMRASGMNDSEIRKAFNKPVDMTIFTYHGDIDTVMTPMDSIKYYKSFLRAGFMSMEPKTGAVKAYVGGLDYNHFMYDMVTGGRRQVGSTIKPFLYALAMENGFSPCDKAPNRQQTYIVAGRPWTPRNASHARYGEMVTLKWGLAQSNNWISAYLMSKLNPSQFVSTLHEFGINNPDIHPSMSLCLGPCDVSVEEMVSAYTTFANHGIRTSPMFVTKIEDNEGNVISTFQPRMNEVISAESANKMLVLLQGVIDGGTGGRIRYKYHMEGEIGGKTGTTNKNSDAWFMGFTPQLVSGVWVGGEDRDIHFDNMSMGQGATMALPIWAYYMRKVYRDVSLGYSDKATFGLPANFDPCLKEDNGYGDDQIDEVYE; encoded by the coding sequence ATGAGAAAGTCTTTCATTCATTTCTTATGGGCGGTGCTTATATTCTTAATTATGGGAACTGCAGTTGGATTTACAGCTATCTGGAATGGCTGGATAGGTTATATGCCTCCTGTTGAGGACCTTCAAAATCCTATAAACCGTTTTGCGACACAGGTGTATTCATCTGACGGCAAGGTTATGGGTACATATAATTTCAATAAAGAGAATCGTATAGTTATTCCTTATAGTAAGATATCGAAACATCTTGTTGATGCGCTCGTAGCAACAGAGGATTCACGTTTTTATGATCATAGCGGTATTGATTTTATAGCTTTAGGAAGAGCTATAATAAAAAGAGGAATGTTCGGTCAGGCATCTGCCGGAGGTGGTTCTACGATAACGCAGCAATTAGCAAAACAACTTTACTCAGAGCAGGCTCACAGTTCACTTGAACGTGTCTTTCAAAAACCTATAGAGTGGGTAATTGCGGTTAAGTTGGAACGTAATTATACAAAGGAAGAGATCATTGCCTTATATCTTAATTATTTTGATTTTCTGCACAACGCTGTAGGCATCAAGACTGCAGCTAATACCTATTTTAATAAAGAGGCTAAAAATCTTGATGTTGTTGAGTCGGCAATGTTGATAGGTCTTTGTAAGAATCCGTCTTTATTTAATCCAGTGCGTTATCCTGAAAGAGCAAAAGAGCGCAGAAATGTAGTATTAGGACAGATGGAAAAAGCTGGTTATCTGACGCATTCAGAATATGAGCAATATTGTGATACCCCATTGACCTTGAATTTCCATCGTACAGACCATAAGGACGGAGAGGCTACTTATTTCAGAGAATTTCTTCGCCAATACATGATGGCTACCAAACCAGAATTGTCAAATTATCCTTCATGGAAAAAGGCGCAATATACGATAGATTCTATTACTTGGGTTTCAGATCCATTGTATGGATGGTGTAACAAGAACTTTAAAAAAGACGGTAAGCCATATAATATATATACTGACGGCTTGAAAGTATATACAACGGTAGACAGTAGAATGCAGAGATATGCAGAAGAGGCTGTGTATGGTCATGTGGCTAAATTCCTTCAACCAGCATTCAATAAAGAAAATAAAACAAAGCGCAATGCTCCCTTTACGGAAGATCTAACATACGATCAACTTCGTTCGATTCTTACAAGAAGCATTCGTCAGAGTGAGCGCTATCGCAGTATGCGAGCCAGTGGAATGAATGATTCTGAAATTAGAAAAGCTTTTAATAAACCTGTAGACATGACTATCTTCACTTATCATGGAGATATTGATACTGTTATGACTCCTATGGACTCTATTAAGTATTATAAGAGTTTTCTTCGTGCTGGTTTTATGAGTATGGAACCAAAAACAGGTGCTGTAAAGGCCTATGTTGGTGGACTAGACTATAATCATTTCATGTATGATATGGTTACTGGCGGTAGAAGACAGGTTGGTTCTACAATAAAACCATTCCTATATGCATTGGCTATGGAAAATGGTTTTTCTCCATGTGATAAGGCACCTAATAGGCAACAGACATATATTGTTGCTGGTCGGCCATGGACTCCTCGTAATGCATCGCATGCACGATATGGTGAGATGGTAACTTTGAAATGGGGACTTGCTCAAAGTAATAACTGGATTTCAGCTTATCTTATGAGTAAATTAAATCCTAGTCAATTTGTTTCTACTTTGCATGAATTTGGTATAAACAATCCTGATATACATCCATCAATGTCGTTGTGCTTAGGTCCATGTGATGTTAGTGTTGAAGAAATGGTTAGTGCATATACTACTTTTGCCAATCATGGTATAAGAACCTCACCAATGTTTGTAACAAAGATAGAAGATAATGAGGGTAATGTGATATCTACCTTCCAACCTCGTATGAATGAGGTAATTAGTGCTGAGAGTGCTAATAAGATGTTAGTGCTTCTACAGGGAGTAATTGATGGTGGTACCGGTGGTCGCATCCGCTATAAATATCATATGGAGGGCGAAATAGGTGGAAAGACAGGTACAACAAATAAAAATAGTGATGCTTGGTTTATGGGATTTACCCCACAACTTGTATCAGGTGTTTGGGTAGGAGGTGAAGATCGTGATATCCACTTTGATAATATGTCTATGGGACAAGGTGCAACTATGGCTTTGCCAATTTGGGCATATTATATGCGAAAAGTTTATCGAGATGTATCTCTTGGATATAGTGATAAGGCAACGTTTGGATTGCCTGCTAATTTCGACCCTTGTCTAAAAGAGGATAATGGTTATGGTGATGATCAAATAGACGAAGTATATGAGTAG
- a CDS encoding tetratricopeptide repeat protein, with product MSRIFFAVCLFLCSNSISAQNKDNPLRDSLRMASRDLSFHPDSVDLRLKKASWNIQLHEWNYAKDEYDIILKFNPRNLSALLYRAYVNVQLLRYNFARLDYQNLLSIVPGNFEAQLGLALLNEKDKHYTEAYDGMNHLISQYPDSAVAYAARANIEFERKMYDLAEDDYSKAISLDSNNKDYLLNRANIYILKKKKDLAIADLDRMVRLGTPRASIKDYYLKAYKIK from the coding sequence ATGAGTAGAATATTTTTTGCAGTTTGTCTTTTTTTGTGCAGTAATAGCATTTCTGCACAGAATAAGGATAATCCATTGCGTGATAGTTTGCGCATGGCATCTAGAGACTTGAGTTTTCATCCTGATAGTGTGGATTTGAGATTGAAAAAAGCCTCATGGAATATTCAGTTGCATGAATGGAATTATGCAAAGGATGAGTATGATATCATACTGAAATTTAATCCTAGGAATCTTTCAGCTTTGTTATACAGGGCTTATGTTAATGTACAACTGTTAAGATATAATTTTGCCAGACTTGATTATCAGAATTTATTGAGCATCGTTCCTGGTAATTTTGAGGCACAGTTGGGATTGGCTTTACTCAATGAAAAGGATAAGCATTATACTGAGGCTTATGATGGCATGAATCATCTAATCAGCCAATATCCAGATAGTGCTGTTGCTTATGCCGCACGTGCCAATATTGAATTTGAGCGTAAAATGTATGATTTAGCTGAGGATGATTATTCAAAAGCAATTAGTCTTGATAGTAATAATAAAGATTATTTGCTTAATCGTGCAAATATTTATATTCTAAAAAAGAAAAAAGATTTAGCAATTGCTGATTTGGACAGAATGGTACGTCTTGGTACTCCACGAGCATCAATTAAAGACTATTACCTAAAGGCATATAAAATTAAATAG
- a CDS encoding FAD-dependent thymidylate synthase, whose translation MKILNPSFEIWQQENGLAGVYKLIEQAGRVCYKSEKNTTETSAKPFVERMIASQHTAMLEHGTIYLTAPKDTIYDKYNYNRFSIVATDDKNDYVTTNLRVIVENKWLDDLKYISNPTKNHEMRITVHFTTQVAITREFNRHRANSMAEQSTRYCNYTKDKFGSEISVNVPKWIKDDSDFDHVPSQVDMELFKQLCNEIATEKDKSWHAINNWLFANLAAEFSYMNLIAMGKKPQEARVVLPLDTNTELVHTAFLKDWKHFFDLRAIGTTGEPHPDAKAIAMPLNEEFKKLGLIK comes from the coding sequence ATGAAAATACTAAATCCCTCTTTTGAGATATGGCAACAAGAAAACGGACTTGCTGGTGTATATAAATTGATTGAACAGGCGGGAAGAGTCTGTTATAAAAGTGAAAAGAATACAACTGAAACTTCTGCTAAGCCTTTTGTTGAGCGTATGATTGCGTCTCAGCATACGGCAATGCTTGAACATGGCACTATATATCTTACAGCTCCAAAAGATACAATTTATGATAAGTATAACTACAACCGATTCTCTATTGTCGCAACTGACGATAAGAATGATTATGTGACAACAAATCTTCGTGTCATTGTTGAAAATAAATGGTTGGATGATTTGAAATACATCTCTAATCCGACTAAAAATCACGAAATGCGTATCACAGTTCATTTTACTACACAGGTAGCAATTACGCGTGAGTTTAATCGCCATCGTGCTAATTCAATGGCAGAACAATCTACACGTTATTGCAATTATACAAAGGATAAATTTGGAAGTGAAATATCAGTGAATGTTCCTAAATGGATTAAGGATGATTCTGATTTTGATCATGTTCCCTCACAGGTGGATATGGAACTTTTCAAGCAACTTTGCAATGAGATAGCTACAGAGAAAGATAAGTCATGGCATGCAATCAATAATTGGTTGTTTGCCAATCTTGCTGCAGAGTTCTCTTACATGAATCTTATCGCGATGGGAAAGAAACCACAGGAGGCTAGGGTGGTATTGCCATTAGATACAAATACCGAACTTGTTCATACCGCTTTTTTGAAAGATTGGAAACATTTCTTTGATCTGCGTGCTATAGGTACAACTGGTGAACCTCACCCCGATGCTAAAGCGATAGCAATGCCGCTAAATGAGGAATTTAAGAAACTTGGTCTTATTAAGTAA
- a CDS encoding MaoC family dehydratase gives MAKLVVNSYDEFASHLGEQLGISEWLLVDQDRINKFADATLDHQWIHVDVERAKEESPYKSTIAHGYLTLSLLPYMWNQIIEVNNLKMMVNYGMDKMRFGKPVITGSKVRLVTKLDAIENLRGICKTQIGFKIEIEGEKKPALEGEATFLYYFE, from the coding sequence ATGGCAAAATTAGTAGTTAATTCGTATGACGAGTTTGCGTCTCATTTAGGTGAGCAGCTTGGTATATCAGAGTGGTTATTGGTTGATCAAGACCGTATAAATAAATTTGCTGATGCAACATTGGACCATCAATGGATTCATGTTGACGTGGAGCGCGCTAAGGAAGAAAGTCCATACAAGAGCACAATCGCCCATGGCTATCTTACATTATCATTGCTACCATACATGTGGAACCAGATTATTGAGGTGAACAATCTTAAGATGATGGTGAACTATGGTATGGACAAGATGCGCTTTGGAAAACCAGTAATTACAGGAAGCAAAGTAAGACTTGTAACAAAACTTGACGCAATTGAGAATCTAAGAGGTATATGTAAGACTCAGATTGGATTTAAAATTGAGATTGAAGGAGAAAAGAAGCCTGCTCTTGAAGGTGAGGCTACATTCCTTTACTACTTCGAGTAA
- a CDS encoding phospho-sugar mutase produces MANNAQLISQCETKAKQWLTPSFDEETRKEVESKLAAEDKTELIESFYKDLEFGTGGLRGIMGAGSNRMNIYTVGMATQGFANYLKKNFKGKNDIAVVVCHDCRNNSRKFAETVADIFSANDIKVYLFDDMRPTPECSYAIRHLGCQAGVNITASHNPKEYNGYKAYWEDGAQVLAPHDTGIIDEVNNVKVEDIKFAGKKQLIQIIGEDIDKLYLDEIHTLSIDPEVIKKQHDLKIVYTPLHGTGMMSIPRSLKLWGFDNVHCVKEQMVKDGNFPTVVSPNPENGEALTLALRDAKEIDADIVMASDPDADRVGMACKNDKGEWVLINGNQTCLLFLYYIITNRKAKGLLKPTDFIVKTIVTTEVIKKVADKAGIEMRDCYTGFKWIAREIRISEGKQKYIGGGEESYGFLAQDFVRDKDAVSAMSLLAEICAWAKNQGKTLYDILMDIYMEYGFSKEFTVNVVRPGKTGADEIKQMMTDFRNNPPKELGGSKVVLVKDYQTLETTAADGTKAKLDMPDTSNVLQWFCDDDTKVSVRPSGTEPKIKFYLEIKGTMKSAAEYDALDAKSAEKVAAIKKSLNLD; encoded by the coding sequence ATGGCAAATAACGCACAACTAATTTCACAATGTGAAACAAAGGCTAAACAATGGTTAACACCATCCTTTGACGAAGAGACACGCAAGGAAGTTGAATCAAAACTTGCAGCCGAGGACAAAACTGAACTTATAGAAAGTTTCTACAAGGATTTGGAATTTGGAACAGGCGGTCTACGTGGTATCATGGGAGCCGGTTCAAACCGCATGAACATTTATACTGTAGGTATGGCAACACAAGGTTTTGCCAACTATCTGAAGAAAAATTTCAAGGGAAAGAACGACATTGCAGTTGTTGTATGTCACGACTGTCGTAATAACAGCCGCAAATTCGCAGAAACTGTTGCTGATATATTCTCTGCAAATGACATAAAAGTTTATCTTTTTGATGACATGCGCCCTACACCAGAATGTTCTTATGCAATCCGTCATCTTGGATGTCAGGCTGGTGTTAACATCACTGCAAGCCACAACCCTAAGGAATACAACGGATACAAGGCATACTGGGAAGATGGAGCTCAGGTCTTAGCACCACATGACACTGGTATTATTGATGAGGTCAATAATGTAAAGGTTGAAGATATAAAATTCGCCGGCAAAAAGCAACTTATCCAGATTATCGGTGAAGACATTGATAAGCTTTATCTTGATGAGATTCATACTCTAAGTATTGATCCTGAAGTTATCAAGAAACAACACGACTTGAAGATTGTCTACACTCCACTTCACGGTACAGGTATGATGTCTATACCACGTTCATTGAAATTATGGGGCTTTGACAACGTACATTGTGTGAAAGAGCAGATGGTCAAAGATGGTAATTTCCCAACTGTAGTAAGTCCTAACCCAGAAAATGGCGAAGCTCTTACTTTGGCTCTTCGTGATGCAAAAGAAATTGATGCTGATATCGTTATGGCAAGTGACCCAGACGCAGACCGCGTAGGTATGGCTTGCAAAAACGACAAGGGCGAATGGGTGCTAATCAATGGCAACCAGACATGTCTATTGTTCCTTTATTACATCATAACAAACCGCAAGGCTAAAGGATTGCTAAAACCTACTGATTTCATCGTAAAGACAATCGTTACAACTGAAGTAATAAAGAAGGTTGCCGACAAAGCTGGTATTGAGATGCGTGACTGCTACACTGGATTTAAGTGGATTGCTCGTGAGATTCGTATTTCAGAAGGCAAACAGAAATATATCGGTGGTGGTGAGGAAAGTTATGGTTTCCTTGCTCAAGATTTTGTTCGTGATAAGGATGCAGTATCTGCAATGAGTTTGTTAGCAGAGATTTGCGCTTGGGCTAAAAATCAAGGTAAAACTCTCTATGACATCTTGATGGACATTTATATGGAATATGGTTTCTCTAAAGAGTTTACCGTTAATGTTGTACGTCCTGGAAAGACAGGTGCTGACGAAATCAAACAGATGATGACTGATTTCCGCAATAACCCTCCTAAGGAATTGGGTGGCAGCAAGGTTGTTCTTGTAAAGGATTACCAGACATTAGAGACAACAGCTGCAGACGGAACAAAAGCAAAACTCGATATGCCTGATACAAGTAACGTACTTCAGTGGTTCTGCGACGATGACACAAAGGTAAGTGTTCGTCCTTCAGGAACAGAACCTAAAATAAAGTTCTATCTTGAAATCAAGGGAACTATGAAGTCAGCAGCAGAATATGACGCTCTTGATGCAAAGAGCGCTGAGAAAGTAGCAGCTATAAAAAAGAGTTTAAATCTAGATTAA
- a CDS encoding DUF4491 family protein, with translation MYFTGIIIAIITFFIIGIFHPIVIKTEYYFGTRPWWLFLVIGIVSIIGSLCVDNVILSSIFGVLGATLLWSIGELFEQKKRVEKGWFPKNPNKK, from the coding sequence ATGTATTTTACAGGAATTATCATAGCCATTATTACTTTCTTTATTATAGGGATTTTTCATCCTATTGTAATCAAGACTGAATATTATTTTGGAACTCGCCCATGGTGGTTGTTCCTCGTTATTGGTATCGTGTCTATTATTGGCTCTTTATGTGTTGATAATGTTATATTGTCATCAATATTTGGAGTACTTGGAGCTACACTTTTGTGGAGTATCGGAGAACTTTTTGAACAGAAGAAAAGAGTAGAGAAGGGCTGGTTTCCAAAAAATCCGAATAAGAAATGA